A stretch of Dehalococcoidia bacterium DNA encodes these proteins:
- the der gene encoding ribosome biogenesis GTPase Der: protein MTVQHSPPSPAESGAALPVVAIVGRPNVGKSALFNRLVGGRVALVEDLPGTTRDRIYGSVDWPRRPFRLIDTGGLEDGAAGGYPALIRMQIRRAIDEAAVIVFAVDARDGLTAADLEAAELLRRADRPVVLVANKADNAARRADLAQFYGLGFGEPIAVSAYHDSGIPDLLDALEPYLPAAEAPADAQTLRIAIVGRPNVGKSALLNAILGEERVIVSSVPGTTRDAIDTAFSFEGHELVLVDTAGIRRRGHIDPGVEKHSVLRAQEAIERADVVLAVMDATEMLTAQDGHIIGFAEESLRSLVIVLNKIDLIERVGEWRADLTRLIRRRVKFAPWAEVVFVSARERLGIDELLRDAVAAGEARNGRIGTPRLNQIVKRALVKHSPPAVSGKRLRVFYVTQAETQPPTFVFFVNNPDLVHFSYARYLENCLREAFAFRGTPIKLTFKGRSGAE from the coding sequence GTGACTGTACAGCATTCTCCTCCATCCCCGGCCGAGAGCGGCGCGGCCTTGCCCGTCGTCGCCATCGTGGGCCGGCCCAACGTGGGCAAGTCGGCGCTCTTCAACCGGCTCGTCGGCGGGCGCGTGGCGCTGGTGGAAGACCTGCCCGGCACCACGCGCGACCGCATCTACGGCTCCGTCGATTGGCCGCGCCGCCCCTTCCGCCTGATCGACACCGGCGGCCTCGAAGACGGCGCCGCCGGCGGCTACCCGGCGCTGATCCGTATGCAGATCCGGCGGGCGATCGACGAGGCCGCCGTGATCGTCTTCGCGGTAGACGCCCGCGACGGCCTCACCGCGGCCGATCTCGAAGCCGCCGAGCTGCTGCGCCGCGCCGATCGCCCGGTCGTGCTCGTCGCCAACAAGGCGGACAACGCGGCCCGCCGCGCCGACCTGGCGCAGTTCTACGGCCTCGGCTTCGGCGAGCCGATCGCCGTCAGCGCTTACCACGACAGCGGCATTCCCGACCTGCTCGACGCGCTGGAGCCGTATCTGCCCGCGGCCGAGGCGCCGGCGGACGCGCAAACGCTGCGCATCGCCATCGTCGGCCGGCCCAACGTGGGCAAGTCGGCGCTGCTCAACGCGATCCTCGGCGAAGAGCGTGTGATCGTCAGCAGCGTGCCGGGCACCACGCGCGACGCGATCGATACGGCCTTCAGCTTCGAAGGCCATGAACTCGTGCTGGTCGATACGGCCGGCATCCGCCGCCGCGGCCACATTGATCCGGGTGTGGAGAAGCACAGCGTGCTGCGGGCGCAGGAGGCGATCGAGCGGGCCGACGTGGTGCTGGCTGTAATGGATGCGACGGAAATGCTGACCGCGCAGGACGGCCACATCATCGGCTTCGCCGAAGAATCGCTCCGCTCGCTGGTGATCGTGCTCAACAAGATCGACCTGATCGAGCGCGTGGGCGAGTGGCGGGCGGACCTGACGCGGCTGATCCGCCGGCGCGTGAAGTTTGCGCCCTGGGCGGAGGTCGTCTTCGTCTCGGCGCGCGAGCGGCTGGGCATTGACGAGCTGCTGCGCGACGCCGTGGCCGCCGGGGAGGCGCGCAACGGCCGCATCGGCACGCCGCGGCTCAACCAGATCGTGAAGCGGGCGCTGGTGAAGCACAGCCCGCCGGCGGTAAGCGGCAAGCGGCTGCGCGTGTTCTACGTCACGCAGGCGGAGACGCAGCCGCCGACGTTTGTGTTCTTTGTGAATAACCCGGATCTGGTTCATTTCTCGTATGCGCGGTACCTTGAGAACTGCCTGCGCGAGGCGTTCGCCTTCCGCGGCACCCCGATCAAGCTCACGTTTAAGGGCAGGAGCGGCGCCGAATGA
- a CDS encoding response regulator transcription factor yields the protein MAGPTGDSLHPATSQAPHQIRVLVVDDNVLFREGLVALLKQYDDIMIAGQATNGHDAVRKATLVRPDVILMDISMANMGGVEAAQHIHQEVPHVPIAMLTVSDQDDDLFGAIRAGARGYLLKTVGIEELHEALHTLYEGGTTITPHLARRLLEEFNRLTAGRRAGGEEEVAKLTAREREVLELVAMGQSNQEIADKLVVAVNTVKVHLRNTLEKLELRNRQQLAAFAVSHGLITDIRGEGRDDE from the coding sequence ATGGCAGGCCCGACAGGCGACTCCCTGCACCCCGCCACGTCCCAGGCTCCTCACCAGATTCGCGTGCTTGTCGTGGATGATAACGTGCTCTTCCGTGAAGGGCTGGTGGCCCTGCTCAAGCAGTACGACGACATCATGATCGCCGGGCAGGCCACCAACGGCCACGACGCCGTGCGCAAGGCGACGCTGGTGCGGCCCGACGTGATCCTGATGGACATCTCCATGGCCAACATGGGCGGCGTCGAGGCGGCGCAGCACATCCATCAGGAGGTGCCGCACGTGCCGATCGCCATGCTCACCGTCTCCGACCAGGACGACGACCTCTTCGGCGCGATCCGCGCCGGCGCACGCGGTTATCTGCTGAAGACGGTCGGCATCGAGGAGCTGCACGAGGCGCTGCACACGCTCTACGAGGGCGGCACGACGATCACGCCGCACCTGGCGCGGCGGCTGCTCGAAGAGTTCAACCGGCTCACCGCCGGCCGCCGCGCGGGCGGTGAGGAGGAGGTTGCTAAGCTCACGGCGCGCGAGCGCGAGGTGCTGGAGCTGGTGGCGATGGGCCAGAGCAACCAGGAGATCGCGGACAAGCTGGTCGTCGCTGTCAACACGGTGAAGGTGCATCTGCGCAATACGCTGGAGAAACTGGAGCTGCGCAACCGCCAGCAACTCGCGGCCTTCGCCGTCTCACACGGCCTGATCACCGACATCCGTGGTGAAGGTCGCGACGACGAGTAG
- a CDS encoding amidohydrolase, with the protein MRFVNCRIYTQARAGTLAAAMSAEGGRFTAVGAADELPPRGDEIDLRGRTVLPGLIDAHAHLRNLAESRLNVDLSGAASAEDAASRAAARAAERPHGAWVTGRGWDQTTWPGGAFPTIAALDHLTLHNPVALTRVDGHALWVNSPALKAAGIDDGTPDPPGGRILRDAGGHASGVLIDQAMGLVRELIPPLGDDDLGVAVEAAVQECLRFGLTGVHEMGVDERTIATYQGLIDAGRFPLRVLGAINGPGKTWQAWRERGPERRYRDRLSISAIKLYADGALGSRGAALLSPYSDDPENSGLELASSADLERWASDAIQHGFQVCTHAIGDRANRSVLDAYERALAGDRDKRPRVEHAQILAPAEIPRFRRLGAIPSMQQTHCTSDSAWADKRLGNRVTGAYAWRSLLDSGVTIAGGSDFPVESPNPLLGIAAGVTRSRPGGPLQPWRPEQCMTRAEAVLSFTRWAAYAGFDEDVAGAIEPGKYADFVVLDRDIYTCPPEQIAQARVLLTVVGGENVWQAPGAW; encoded by the coding sequence ATGCGCTTCGTCAACTGCCGCATCTACACCCAGGCCCGCGCCGGCACACTGGCCGCCGCGATGTCCGCCGAGGGTGGGCGCTTCACCGCCGTCGGCGCGGCCGACGAACTGCCGCCGCGCGGCGACGAGATCGACCTGCGCGGCCGCACGGTGCTGCCCGGCCTGATCGACGCGCACGCGCACCTGCGCAACCTGGCAGAGTCGCGGCTGAACGTCGACCTGAGCGGCGCCGCCTCGGCCGAGGACGCCGCGAGCCGTGCGGCCGCCCGCGCCGCCGAGCGGCCGCACGGCGCCTGGGTCACGGGCCGCGGCTGGGACCAGACCACCTGGCCCGGCGGCGCCTTCCCGACGATCGCCGCGCTTGACCACCTCACGCTGCACAACCCCGTCGCGCTCACCCGCGTCGACGGCCACGCGCTCTGGGTGAACTCGCCGGCGCTGAAGGCGGCCGGCATCGACGACGGCACGCCCGATCCGCCCGGCGGCCGCATCCTGCGCGACGCCGGCGGCCACGCCAGCGGCGTGCTGATCGATCAGGCGATGGGGCTGGTGCGCGAGCTGATTCCCCCGCTGGGCGACGATGACCTGGGCGTGGCGGTCGAGGCGGCGGTGCAGGAGTGTCTGCGCTTCGGCCTGACCGGCGTTCACGAGATGGGCGTGGACGAGCGCACGATCGCGACGTATCAGGGCCTGATCGACGCCGGCCGTTTCCCGCTGCGCGTGCTGGGCGCGATCAACGGGCCGGGCAAGACCTGGCAGGCCTGGCGCGAGCGCGGACCGGAGCGGCGCTACCGCGACCGGCTCTCGATCAGCGCGATCAAGCTCTACGCCGACGGCGCCCTCGGCTCACGCGGCGCGGCGCTGCTCTCGCCCTACTCCGACGACCCCGAAAACAGCGGCCTGGAGCTGGCGTCAAGCGCCGACCTGGAGCGCTGGGCGAGCGACGCCATCCAGCACGGCTTCCAGGTCTGCACGCACGCGATCGGTGACCGCGCCAACCGCAGCGTGCTCGACGCTTACGAGCGGGCGCTGGCCGGCGACCGCGACAAACGGCCGCGGGTGGAGCACGCGCAGATCCTGGCGCCGGCCGAGATTCCGCGCTTCCGCCGCCTGGGCGCGATCCCTTCGATGCAGCAGACGCACTGCACCTCGGACTCGGCCTGGGCGGACAAGCGGCTGGGCAACCGCGTGACCGGCGCCTACGCCTGGCGGTCGCTGTTGGACAGCGGCGTGACGATCGCCGGCGGCTCGGATTTCCCCGTGGAGTCGCCGAATCCGCTGCTGGGCATCGCCGCGGGCGTGACGCGATCGCGCCCCGGCGGCCCGCTGCAGCCCTGGCGCCCGGAGCAGTGCATGACGCGGGCCGAGGCGGTGCTCTCCTTCACGCGCTGGGCGGCCTACGCCGGCTTCGACGAGGACGTGGCCGGCGCGATCGAGCCGGGCAAGTACGCCGACTTCGTCGTGCTGGACCGTGACATCTACACCTGCCCGCCGGAGCAGATCGCTCAGGCGCGCGTGCTGCTCACCGTCGTCGGCGGTGAGAACGTCTGGCAGGCGCCCGGCGCCTGGTGA
- a CDS encoding DUF5615 family PIN-like protein, whose product MLLLMDENVPDSVAAFFRERGHEVHLVRDLFPPATPDQVIALAGDREHAIVVTWNHKDFKRLAARIPVGERLHFHHLGRINFRCNEAHGRRRAEALIEWIEFEFEQVQRRSDKRLMIEIGETSFRVIR is encoded by the coding sequence ATGCTGCTGCTCATGGACGAGAATGTGCCGGACTCGGTCGCGGCCTTCTTCCGTGAGCGCGGGCATGAAGTCCATCTCGTTCGTGACCTGTTTCCCCCCGCCACACCCGATCAGGTCATTGCCCTTGCCGGCGATCGCGAGCATGCGATCGTGGTGACCTGGAATCATAAGGACTTCAAGCGCCTTGCCGCGCGCATCCCGGTCGGCGAGCGCTTGCATTTCCACCATCTGGGCCGCATCAACTTCCGCTGCAACGAGGCGCATGGCCGCCGGCGCGCCGAAGCGCTAATCGAATGGATCGAGTTTGAGTTCGAGCAAGTGCAAAGGCGCAGCGACAAGCGCTTGATGATCGAGATCGGAGAAACGAGCTTCCGCGTAATCCGCTGA
- a CDS encoding DUF433 domain-containing protein: MRDFSAYTLDQVCRLTGLTRRQLAYWDRTGFFSPACASENRSAPYSRVYTFKDVVGLRTIARLRKAPHSIHLRELRQVASWLDQHPAESWPSLVFFIAGKHVYFDDPESGVRLAARPKGQSVLPISMAPIMAEMRAEIESLKQRTPDMIGRVERRRYVAHNAPVLAGTRIPTSAVWNLAKAGYDAAAIVREYPRLHAEDVEGALAYETKRHLRAG, encoded by the coding sequence ATGCGCGATTTTTCTGCTTACACGCTCGATCAAGTCTGCCGGCTCACAGGGCTGACGCGCCGGCAGCTCGCGTACTGGGATCGCACCGGCTTCTTCTCTCCTGCTTGCGCTTCAGAAAACCGGAGCGCACCGTACAGCCGCGTGTACACGTTCAAGGATGTGGTGGGTTTGCGGACGATTGCGCGGCTTCGCAAGGCGCCGCACAGCATCCACCTGCGGGAGCTGCGCCAGGTGGCATCCTGGCTCGATCAACATCCTGCCGAGTCCTGGCCCAGCCTGGTCTTTTTCATCGCCGGCAAGCACGTGTACTTCGACGATCCTGAAAGCGGTGTCCGGCTCGCGGCCAGACCGAAGGGCCAGAGCGTGCTGCCCATCAGCATGGCCCCGATCATGGCCGAGATGCGAGCAGAGATTGAGAGCCTCAAGCAACGTACGCCGGACATGATCGGCCGGGTCGAGCGGCGCCGCTACGTGGCGCACAATGCGCCGGTGCTCGCAGGCACCCGCATCCCGACTTCCGCCGTCTGGAACCTGGCGAAGGCGGGCTACGATGCCGCCGCGATCGTCCGCGAGTATCCCCGTCTCCATGCAGAAGACGTGGAGGGAGCGCTCGCTTACGAAACCAAACGCCACCTCCGCGCCGGCTAA
- a CDS encoding helix-turn-helix domain-containing protein, whose protein sequence is MLFMFLWWNKNARRGHRIAGHFGSLHGTCTESMPARNLVGPRVREARYRHLPRLTQLQLAARLQVAGYPLDQVAVAKIEIGLREVTDIELVGLAAALRVSAGWLLGEPGAWPRETQSQRKAPSPRPTTSYC, encoded by the coding sequence ATGCTGTTCATGTTCCTCTGGTGGAACAAAAATGCAAGGCGTGGGCATAGGATTGCCGGGCATTTTGGTTCCCTGCACGGAACATGCACTGAATCTATGCCCGCTCGTAACCTGGTCGGCCCGCGGGTGCGCGAAGCACGGTATCGCCACCTGCCTCGCCTCACGCAATTGCAGCTCGCCGCGCGGCTGCAGGTCGCCGGCTATCCCCTCGACCAGGTGGCGGTGGCCAAGATTGAAATCGGCCTGCGCGAAGTGACGGACATCGAGCTGGTGGGCTTGGCCGCAGCGTTGCGGGTCTCCGCGGGGTGGCTCTTGGGTGAGCCTGGCGCATGGCCACGCGAGACGCAGTCACAGCGTAAGGCACCGTCGCCACGGCCGACCACGTCATACTGCTGA